From Amycolatopsis cihanbeyliensis, a single genomic window includes:
- a CDS encoding acyl-CoA dehydrogenase family protein — protein MIEWSETDLLIRDAVREFVDKEIRPRADALESGELPPYEVIRKLFASFGVDTMAREAVGKLLDSRRAREAAESKSSGDGLGFGLGGQEGMALIAISELAGVSLGIVASIGVSIGLTGATILSRGTLAQQERWLPGLATFDKVGAWAITEPDSGSDAFGGMKTYVRRDGDSYVLNGRKTFITNGPYADTIVVYAKLDEGDGAPVRDRKVLTFVLDSGMDGLIQSKPFKKMGMNSSPTGELFFDNVRLGKDRLLGETEEHKGGDGKDSARESFSFERMGVAALSLGIINECHRLCVDYANSRTLWGQEIGRFQLIQYKLAKMEVARLNVQNMVFRTIEMLRAGTLPTFAEASAMKMYSSEAATEVAMEAVQLFGGNGYMAEYRVEQLARDAKSLMIYAGSNEIQVTHIAKGLLGA, from the coding sequence ATGATCGAGTGGTCCGAGACCGATCTGCTGATCAGGGACGCGGTCCGGGAGTTCGTCGACAAGGAGATCCGGCCGCGTGCTGACGCGCTGGAGAGCGGCGAGCTACCGCCGTACGAGGTCATCCGCAAGCTGTTCGCGTCCTTCGGCGTGGACACCATGGCACGGGAGGCTGTCGGGAAGCTTCTGGACAGCCGCCGAGCCAGGGAGGCAGCGGAGTCGAAGTCCTCCGGTGACGGCCTCGGGTTCGGGCTCGGCGGCCAGGAGGGCATGGCGCTGATCGCGATCAGCGAGCTGGCCGGGGTGAGTCTCGGCATCGTGGCCTCGATCGGGGTCAGCATCGGGCTCACCGGGGCCACCATCCTGTCCAGGGGGACGTTGGCGCAGCAGGAACGCTGGCTGCCCGGCCTGGCCACCTTCGACAAGGTCGGCGCCTGGGCGATCACCGAGCCGGACTCCGGTTCGGACGCCTTCGGTGGGATGAAGACCTATGTCCGGAGGGACGGCGACTCCTATGTCCTCAACGGGCGGAAGACCTTCATCACGAACGGTCCGTATGCCGACACCATCGTCGTCTACGCCAAGCTGGATGAGGGTGACGGCGCCCCGGTGCGGGACCGCAAGGTGCTCACCTTCGTGCTGGACTCCGGAATGGACGGTCTCATCCAGTCCAAGCCGTTCAAGAAGATGGGTATGAACTCCTCGCCGACCGGGGAACTGTTCTTCGACAACGTCCGGCTGGGGAAGGACCGGTTACTTGGCGAGACCGAGGAGCACAAGGGCGGCGACGGGAAGGACAGCGCGCGGGAGAGTTTCTCTTTCGAGCGCATGGGCGTCGCCGCGCTGTCGCTCGGGATCATCAACGAGTGTCACCGGCTGTGCGTGGACTACGCGAACAGCCGCACCCTGTGGGGTCAGGAGATCGGACGCTTCCAGCTGATCCAGTACAAGCTGGCGAAGATGGAGGTCGCCAGGCTCAACGTGCAGAACATGGTCTTCCGGACCATCGAGATGCTGCGCGCGGGCACCCTGCCGACCTTCGCCGAGGCCTCGGCGATGAAGATGTACTCCTCGGAGGCGGCCACCGAGGTCGCCATGGAGGCGGTCCAGCTTTTCGGCGGCAACGGCTACATGGCCGAGTACCGGGTGGAGCAACTGGCCAGGGACGCGAAGTCGTTGATGATCTACGCGGGCAGCAACGAGATCCAGGTGACCCACATCGCGAAGGGCCTGCTCGGCGCATGA
- a CDS encoding PucR family transcriptional regulator, with the protein MVELTERMARALADELDMLTEDLVSDILAENPGYHDAALVTLAELRHSCRTNLRRVLQLLGRRLPAGVRPFDAAAATGTRRAEQRVPLDSVLRSYRLGGRVIWRALVRMAKEDERVDREQMLDVATAVWTVVDEASSALARAYRDTEVQLRRLDEHRRHALVEDLLRGRGQEGGFAEQAAAELGLPVEGSYVVLAADLAPDGTPGLATPQDTLAVHGVRSVWQPRAQTLVGLVALERRDVGSVLELLRGGVRARVGVSPDVHGLGEVGTAHDLALLALRTLPPGEAGLAVLDERLPEALVARSPELADRLVEVVLGPLLRLPAAECAVLLETLTAWLETNRSAAATAARLYCHRNTVLNRLRRLESLLGHAPHEYRGGLALSLALIAHDLRTGEGCSARSSDRGPSGPCERSSQLGRPGETRSGAE; encoded by the coding sequence ATGGTCGAGCTGACGGAGCGGATGGCCAGGGCACTGGCCGACGAGCTGGACATGCTGACCGAGGACCTGGTGTCCGACATCCTCGCCGAGAACCCGGGCTATCACGATGCCGCGCTGGTGACGCTGGCGGAGCTGCGCCATTCCTGCCGCACCAACCTGCGGCGCGTACTGCAACTGCTCGGCAGGAGGCTGCCGGCCGGGGTGCGGCCCTTCGACGCCGCCGCGGCCACCGGCACCCGGCGGGCCGAGCAGCGGGTGCCACTGGATTCGGTGCTGCGCTCCTACCGCCTCGGTGGTCGGGTGATCTGGCGCGCGCTGGTGCGGATGGCCAAGGAGGACGAGCGGGTCGACCGGGAGCAGATGCTGGACGTGGCGACCGCGGTGTGGACCGTGGTCGACGAGGCATCCTCCGCGCTCGCCCGCGCCTACCGGGACACCGAGGTGCAGCTACGCAGGCTGGACGAGCACCGGCGGCACGCGCTGGTCGAGGACCTGCTGCGCGGCCGGGGCCAGGAGGGCGGGTTCGCCGAGCAGGCCGCGGCCGAGCTGGGGCTGCCGGTGGAGGGTTCCTACGTGGTGCTGGCCGCCGATCTCGCCCCGGACGGCACGCCGGGCCTGGCCACGCCGCAGGACACCCTCGCGGTGCACGGGGTGCGCTCGGTGTGGCAGCCGCGGGCGCAGACGCTGGTCGGCTTGGTCGCGCTGGAACGCAGGGACGTGGGCTCGGTGCTGGAACTGCTGCGTGGCGGGGTGCGGGCCAGGGTCGGGGTCAGCCCGGACGTGCACGGGCTCGGCGAGGTCGGTACGGCACACGACCTCGCCCTGCTCGCGCTGCGCACGCTGCCGCCGGGGGAGGCGGGCCTGGCCGTGCTGGACGAACGCCTCCCGGAGGCGCTCGTGGCACGCTCGCCCGAGCTGGCCGACCGGCTGGTGGAGGTGGTGCTCGGTCCGCTGCTACGGCTGCCTGCCGCCGAGTGCGCGGTGCTGCTGGAGACGCTGACCGCGTGGCTGGAGACCAACCGCTCCGCCGCGGCCACCGCGGCGCGGTTGTACTGCCACCGCAATACCGTGCTGAACCGGTTGCGCAGGCTGGAAAGTCTGCTCGGGCATGCCCCGCACGAGTACCGGGGCGGGCTGGCGCTGTCCCTCGCGTTGATCGCGCACGACTTGCGTACGGGTGAGGGTTGTTCGGCACGGTCCAGCGACCGCGGGCCGTCAGGCCCGTGCGAGCGGTCGTCGCAGCTCGGGCGTCCTGGCGAGACACGCTCCGGAGCTGAGTAG
- a CDS encoding SDR family oxidoreductase → MGALDGRVAVVTGAGRGIGREHALLFAAEGARVVVNDLGGGNDGSGADSGPAREVADEITAAGGTAVANTDNVAEWDGAGALVEQAVSEFGRLDVVVNNAGILRDGFIAGLEESQWDAVINVHLKGHFAVLRHAAAYWKARAKAGEQVAGSVINTASASGTTMPNAGQANYGAAKAGIAALTLVAAGELERYGVRVNAIAPIARTRLTLATPGMGAIFAQEVEEGEFDAFSPANISPLVAYLATEKCPISGKVFAVQGEAISELAGWHDVKTIETEGPWRIDDIAERLPG, encoded by the coding sequence ATGGGAGCTTTGGACGGGCGCGTCGCCGTGGTCACCGGCGCCGGGCGGGGAATCGGCCGCGAGCACGCGTTGCTGTTCGCGGCCGAGGGCGCCCGCGTGGTGGTCAACGACCTCGGCGGCGGGAACGACGGTAGTGGCGCGGATTCCGGCCCGGCGCGGGAGGTGGCCGACGAGATCACGGCCGCGGGTGGCACGGCGGTCGCCAACACCGACAACGTGGCCGAGTGGGACGGTGCCGGCGCGCTGGTGGAGCAGGCCGTTTCCGAGTTCGGCCGGCTCGACGTGGTGGTGAACAACGCGGGCATCCTGCGCGACGGGTTCATCGCGGGGCTGGAGGAGTCCCAGTGGGACGCGGTGATCAACGTGCACCTGAAGGGGCATTTCGCCGTGCTGCGGCATGCCGCCGCGTACTGGAAGGCGCGTGCCAAGGCGGGCGAGCAGGTGGCCGGCTCGGTGATCAACACCGCCTCGGCCTCCGGTACCACGATGCCGAACGCCGGGCAGGCCAACTACGGCGCGGCCAAGGCCGGTATCGCGGCGCTGACCCTGGTCGCCGCCGGGGAGCTGGAGCGCTACGGGGTGCGGGTGAACGCGATCGCGCCGATCGCGCGTACCCGGCTCACCCTGGCCACCCCCGGAATGGGGGCGATCTTCGCGCAGGAGGTGGAGGAGGGCGAGTTCGACGCGTTCAGCCCGGCCAACATCTCCCCGCTGGTTGCCTACCTCGCCACGGAGAAGTGCCCGATCAGCGGCAAGGTGTTCGCCGTGCAGGGCGAGGCGATCTCCGAGCTCGCCGGCTGGCACGACGTGAAGACGATCGAAACCGAGGGGCCGTGGCGGATCGACGACATCGCCGAGCGCCTGCCGGGTTAG
- a CDS encoding NAD(P)/FAD-dependent oxidoreductase: protein MSEPERIVIIGGGLAGASAASALRAQGYSGDVLVLAAEPHRPYELPPLSKAVLLGDTDEPDWVHEDGFYAAHDIDLRAGVAATRIELGSRQVFDAAGEHHRYDRLLLATGSYPRSLPVPGSDLPGLRTLRSLEDSLALRSALSEAERVVVVGAGWIGTEAAAAARKHGAEVTVLDQAAAPLRDVLGEDISAVFRELHTDHGVRWRLGAQVTEFTGGPEGVRGVRLSDGTELAADVVLVAVGAAPRVALAHAAGLELADDGAVRVDAGLRTAAPDVYAAGDVAAHFHPRYGRRVRVEHWANAKHQGGHVAGNLLGAHEPYLRVPYFFSDQYDLGCEYRGLADPDADELVIRGELHTREFIAFWMVRGQVTAALNVNVWEHGDALQALVDQQIPVDADRLRHADLAELAGQAG from the coding sequence ATGTCCGAACCCGAGCGAATCGTGATCATCGGCGGCGGCCTTGCCGGCGCCTCCGCGGCGAGTGCCCTGCGTGCGCAGGGCTATTCCGGTGACGTGCTGGTCCTGGCGGCCGAGCCGCACCGCCCGTACGAACTGCCGCCGCTGTCCAAGGCGGTGCTGCTGGGCGACACCGACGAACCGGACTGGGTGCACGAGGATGGCTTCTACGCCGCGCACGACATCGACCTGCGGGCGGGCGTGGCCGCCACCCGGATCGAGCTCGGCTCCCGGCAGGTCTTCGACGCCGCGGGCGAGCACCACCGCTACGACCGGCTGTTGCTGGCCACCGGCTCCTACCCGCGGTCGCTCCCGGTACCCGGTAGCGACCTGCCCGGCCTGCGCACCCTGCGCAGCCTGGAGGACTCGCTCGCGCTGCGCTCGGCGCTGTCCGAGGCGGAACGGGTGGTGGTCGTCGGGGCGGGCTGGATCGGCACCGAGGCCGCGGCCGCCGCGCGCAAGCATGGAGCGGAGGTCACGGTGCTGGACCAGGCCGCGGCCCCGCTGCGGGACGTGCTCGGCGAGGATATCTCGGCGGTGTTCCGCGAGCTGCACACCGACCACGGGGTGCGGTGGCGGCTCGGCGCGCAGGTCACCGAGTTCACCGGTGGCCCGGAGGGGGTGCGCGGGGTCCGGCTGAGCGACGGCACCGAGCTCGCGGCGGACGTGGTGCTGGTCGCGGTGGGCGCGGCCCCGCGGGTGGCACTTGCCCACGCGGCCGGTCTCGAACTGGCCGATGACGGCGCCGTCCGGGTGGACGCGGGCCTGCGCACCGCGGCCCCGGACGTGTACGCGGCCGGCGATGTGGCCGCCCACTTCCACCCGCGCTACGGCAGGCGGGTGCGGGTCGAGCACTGGGCGAACGCCAAACACCAGGGCGGCCATGTCGCGGGCAACCTGCTCGGGGCACACGAGCCGTATCTGCGGGTGCCGTACTTCTTCTCCGACCAGTACGACCTCGGCTGCGAGTACCGCGGGCTGGCCGATCCGGACGCCGACGAGCTGGTGATCCGCGGCGAGCTGCACACCCGCGAGTTCATCGCCTTCTGGATGGTGCGTGGCCAGGTGACCGCAGCGCTGAACGTGAACGTGTGGGAGCACGGGGACGCCCTCCAGGCGCTGGTGGACCAGCAGATCCCGGTCGATGCCGACCGCCTCCGGCACGCGGACCTGGCGGAACTGGCAGGCCAGGCCGGCTGA
- a CDS encoding glycoside hydrolase family 172 protein, with protein MVDVTDLTRVPTELDSRAATFENPTGARGAGGTAAAGRKGAPSRDIQPGERVTLADLRGPGTVRHVWMTFPPGPPEQNRALCLEVFYDDLDEPSISVPCLDFFGAPHGRPVGFASALTSIQEARGCNSFIPMAFGDRFRAEFVNGSSRPVKLYYQVDYTLEETAGTARLHASFRRQNPTVPREDFVICEGLTGPGRFLGCVLGVRPLDPGTWYGEGEVKAYRDGDTELPTICGTGLEDYVGTAWGMGPHHAPYGGVPLEVREPGSGLGTLPEFVGCYRWHVLDPIVFTDQLRVTIQQIGADHFLEGEQDRLERAIAEGKVAGNGIQRLHDGPVIASGLFERIDDYCATAFVICERPQPVPKVDVDLATADLSRRSYEEPDELEFLFA; from the coding sequence ATGGTCGATGTCACGGATCTGACGCGCGTTCCCACCGAGCTCGATTCCCGGGCGGCCACCTTCGAGAACCCCACCGGCGCGCGTGGCGCCGGTGGCACCGCGGCGGCAGGCCGGAAGGGCGCGCCCAGCCGGGACATCCAGCCGGGGGAGCGGGTGACGCTGGCCGATCTGCGTGGCCCGGGAACCGTGCGGCACGTGTGGATGACCTTCCCCCCGGGTCCACCTGAGCAGAACCGGGCGCTCTGCCTGGAGGTGTTCTACGACGACCTGGACGAGCCGAGCATCTCGGTTCCCTGCCTGGACTTCTTCGGTGCGCCACACGGCAGGCCGGTCGGTTTCGCCAGCGCGCTGACCAGTATCCAGGAGGCGCGTGGCTGCAACAGCTTCATTCCGATGGCCTTCGGCGACCGGTTCCGCGCGGAGTTCGTCAACGGTTCTTCGCGGCCGGTGAAGCTGTACTACCAGGTGGACTACACCCTGGAGGAGACGGCGGGGACGGCCAGGCTGCACGCGAGCTTCCGCCGGCAGAACCCCACGGTGCCGCGCGAGGATTTCGTGATCTGCGAGGGGCTGACCGGGCCTGGGCGGTTCCTCGGTTGCGTGCTGGGCGTGCGCCCGCTGGACCCTGGAACATGGTATGGCGAGGGCGAGGTGAAAGCCTACCGGGACGGTGACACCGAGCTTCCGACCATCTGCGGCACCGGCCTCGAGGACTACGTCGGCACGGCCTGGGGGATGGGTCCGCATCACGCGCCCTACGGCGGCGTCCCGCTCGAGGTGCGCGAGCCCGGGTCCGGTTTGGGAACATTGCCGGAGTTCGTTGGCTGCTACCGTTGGCATGTACTGGATCCGATCGTGTTCACCGACCAGTTGCGGGTCACCATCCAGCAGATCGGCGCCGACCACTTTCTTGAAGGTGAGCAAGACCGGTTGGAGCGAGCGATCGCCGAAGGCAAGGTAGCCGGCAACGGCATCCAGCGGCTGCACGATGGCCCGGTGATCGCCAGCGGACTCTTCGAGCGGATCGACGACTACTGCGCCACCGCGTTCGTGATATGCGAGCGTCCGCAGCCGGTGCCCAAGGTGGATGTCGATCTGGCCACCGCCGACCTTTCTCGCCGTTCCTACGAGGAGCCGGACGAACTGGAGTTCCTGTTCGCCTGA
- a CDS encoding Bcr/CflA family multidrug efflux MFS transporter yields the protein MSTYTEERPATDNRPPSTVRYALILGGLTAFGPLSIDMYLPALPTMSGDLRASSSTLQLTLTAFFIGLALGQLVIGPLSDAFGRRRPLLIGITIYATASVLCALSPSAELLIAARGLQAIGASAGMVVARATVRDLFGGTAMTRFFSMLILVTGLAPILAPVVGGQVLNWTSWRGVFLVLTGFGVLLLIVAALALPEPLPPWRRTPARLGAAARTYLALLRDRAFLGYALASGLVLAGLFAYIAGSSFVLQDVYGLSPQQYSLVFGANGIGIVLLGQVNGRIVGRFPERVLLRTGLLVGAASALAMVLGLSLGLGLIALLPPLFLIISSIGLTMPNITSLALTDHPRTAGAASALLGVLQFVLGGVASPLVGLGGTSSALPMALIMASFGLLALLVYSLMTRRGAAQPLPATA from the coding sequence ATGAGCACGTACACGGAGGAAAGACCGGCAACCGACAACCGGCCCCCCAGCACCGTCCGCTACGCGCTCATCCTCGGCGGGCTCACCGCGTTCGGACCGCTGTCCATCGACATGTACCTGCCCGCACTGCCCACGATGAGCGGCGACCTGCGAGCGTCGAGCTCCACGTTGCAGCTCACCCTCACCGCGTTCTTCATCGGGCTCGCGCTCGGCCAGCTGGTGATCGGCCCGCTGTCCGACGCCTTCGGCCGGCGCAGGCCGTTGCTGATCGGGATCACCATCTACGCCACGGCCTCGGTGCTCTGCGCGCTCAGCCCGTCGGCGGAGCTGCTCATCGCCGCGCGCGGGTTGCAGGCGATCGGGGCCTCGGCCGGCATGGTGGTCGCCCGCGCCACCGTGCGGGACCTGTTCGGCGGGACCGCGATGACCCGGTTCTTCTCCATGCTGATACTGGTCACCGGGCTGGCACCGATCCTGGCGCCGGTGGTCGGCGGCCAGGTACTGAACTGGACCTCATGGCGCGGGGTGTTCCTGGTGCTCACCGGGTTCGGCGTGCTGCTGCTGATCGTCGCGGCGCTCGCGCTGCCCGAGCCGCTGCCACCGTGGCGGCGCACGCCCGCCAGGCTGGGTGCGGCGGCCCGGACCTACCTGGCGCTGCTACGGGACCGAGCGTTCCTCGGCTACGCCCTCGCCTCCGGGTTGGTACTGGCCGGCTTGTTCGCCTACATCGCGGGTTCCTCGTTCGTGCTGCAGGACGTGTACGGGCTGAGCCCGCAGCAGTACAGCCTGGTGTTCGGGGCGAACGGGATCGGGATCGTGCTGCTGGGCCAGGTGAACGGCCGGATCGTCGGCCGGTTCCCGGAACGGGTGCTGCTGCGGACCGGTCTGCTGGTCGGCGCGGCCAGCGCGCTGGCGATGGTGCTCGGGCTCAGCCTCGGGCTCGGGCTGATCGCCCTGCTGCCACCACTGTTCCTGATCATCTCCAGCATCGGGCTCACCATGCCGAACATCACCTCGCTCGCACTCACCGACCACCCGCGGACCGCGGGTGCGGCCTCGGCGCTGCTGGGGGTGCTGCAGTTCGTGCTCGGCGGGGTGGCATCCCCCCTGGTCGGGCTCGGCGGAACCTCCTCGGCACTGCCGATGGCGTTGATCATGGCGAGCTTCGGGCTACTCGCGCTGCTGGTGTACAGCCTGATGACCCGGCGCGGGGCGGCGCAGCCGTTGCCCGCGACGGCGTAG
- a CDS encoding GMC family oxidoreductase N-terminal domain-containing protein: protein MRDVIIIGAGGGGPVVAKELAAKGLDVLLLEAGPRHADPREQWTSFENDANNPLSGYFRLGPEDRSRPAWFREWSQNSFVWQLSGVGGTTQHFYGNYPRAYPGVFNDYDKPDRAEYDVNHRFPFSYGEMVPYFEWVEATAPVMTAAMGAKEQTFFRGCETLGLPVQTTKTTLGPSYRPQENAVLQPGGNAGRTTDRNLLTYPQATGCTHCGYCFQGCMRPIGAPRNQFAKRSTDNSYVPMALTADAWASGGRPVELIADAYVTRIHAESRGGALTATGVTWRENESGAEHREQAKVVVMAGGCTENPRLWFNSGLPNPNDWVGRGYTDHFFDWVVGSMDDYTGNPKGVGSAARLDFPPYGGLENVGLPPALNAFATTLSDSGIRGQYTNGRGATGPWDGPAGRVIGPEFKELISGGLDRLLSVLVITDDDVEPDNRVTLSALPADENGPIPKVTFRQRNRTARTNRNREFMARKAAELLRGAGAKKVYRIDWAPLILHVQSSMRMGESERNSVLDTNAEARAVKRLFIADNSALANALGGPNPTLTTQALATRTAEKIFQRYFGGDPWVREESPVVSTDSRISTRLGELGL, encoded by the coding sequence ATGCGCGACGTGATCATCATCGGGGCCGGGGGTGGCGGCCCGGTCGTGGCCAAGGAACTGGCGGCCAAGGGCCTGGACGTGCTGCTACTGGAGGCCGGGCCACGGCACGCCGATCCCCGCGAGCAGTGGACCAGCTTCGAGAACGACGCGAACAACCCGCTGAGCGGCTACTTCCGGCTCGGCCCCGAGGACCGTTCCCGCCCGGCGTGGTTCCGGGAGTGGTCGCAGAACTCCTTCGTCTGGCAGCTGTCCGGGGTCGGCGGCACCACCCAGCACTTCTACGGCAACTACCCGCGCGCCTACCCCGGGGTGTTCAACGACTACGACAAGCCGGACCGCGCCGAGTACGACGTCAACCACCGGTTCCCGTTCTCCTACGGGGAGATGGTGCCCTACTTCGAGTGGGTGGAGGCCACCGCGCCGGTGATGACGGCGGCGATGGGGGCCAAGGAGCAGACCTTCTTCCGGGGCTGCGAAACCCTCGGCCTGCCGGTGCAGACCACCAAGACCACCCTGGGACCCTCCTACCGGCCGCAGGAGAACGCGGTGCTGCAGCCGGGCGGCAACGCGGGGCGGACCACCGACCGCAACCTGCTGACCTACCCGCAGGCCACCGGCTGCACGCACTGCGGCTACTGCTTCCAGGGCTGCATGCGGCCGATCGGCGCGCCCCGCAACCAGTTCGCCAAACGCTCCACCGACAACAGCTACGTGCCGATGGCCCTGACCGCGGATGCCTGGGCTTCCGGAGGGCGGCCGGTCGAGCTGATCGCGGACGCCTACGTCACGCGGATTCATGCCGAGTCCCGCGGTGGCGCGCTCACCGCCACCGGGGTGACCTGGCGGGAGAACGAGTCCGGAGCCGAACATCGCGAGCAGGCGAAGGTCGTGGTGATGGCCGGTGGCTGCACGGAGAACCCGAGGCTGTGGTTCAACAGCGGTTTGCCCAACCCGAACGACTGGGTCGGCCGCGGCTACACCGACCACTTCTTCGACTGGGTGGTCGGCTCGATGGACGACTACACCGGCAACCCGAAGGGGGTCGGCTCGGCCGCGCGGCTGGACTTCCCGCCCTACGGCGGCCTGGAGAACGTGGGCCTGCCGCCGGCGCTGAACGCCTTCGCGACCACCCTCTCGGACAGCGGGATCCGCGGCCAGTACACCAACGGGCGCGGTGCCACGGGGCCGTGGGACGGGCCCGCGGGCCGGGTGATCGGCCCGGAGTTCAAGGAACTGATCTCCGGCGGGCTGGACCGGCTGCTGAGCGTCCTGGTGATCACCGACGACGATGTGGAGCCGGATAACCGGGTGACCCTGTCCGCACTGCCCGCCGACGAGAACGGGCCGATCCCCAAGGTCACCTTCCGGCAGCGCAACCGCACCGCCCGTACCAACCGCAACCGCGAGTTCATGGCCCGCAAGGCGGCCGAGCTGTTGCGCGGCGCGGGCGCGAAGAAGGTGTACCGGATCGACTGGGCCCCGCTGATCCTGCACGTGCAGTCCTCGATGCGGATGGGCGAGTCGGAACGGAACTCGGTACTGGACACCAATGCCGAGGCCCGCGCGGTGAAACGGCTGTTCATCGCGGACAACTCGGCACTTGCCAACGCCCTCGGTGGGCCGAACCCGACGCTGACCACGCAGGCGCTGGCCACTCGCACCGCGGAGAAGATCTTCCAGCGCTACTTCGGCGGCGATCCGTGGGTGCGCGAGGAATCCCCGGTGGTCTCCACGGATTCACGAATCAGCACACGATTGGGGGAGCTGGGCTTGTAA
- a CDS encoding SDR family oxidoreductase codes for MTNYFVTGATGFIGRRLVARLLERQETGTVYALVRETSRGKLSALAREWPGSERLIPVTGELTEDALGVDVTELRRIDHVVHLAASYDLTADEATNRAANVDGTRNVLTFARTVRAGRLHHVSSVAVAGDHRGRFTESDFDLGQGFGSPYHATKFEAERLVREQDAVPYTVYRPSAVVGDSRTGEMDKIDGPYYFLPAISRLAALPSRLPLAGPDLGATNLVPVDYVVEAMDHLMHHEAPSGATYHLGAPRPQPLHEVYNAFAGVAGAPLIGTALPGAASTALRAAGGRLAGLTAAGIDRLPGGRAARAAVLAELGIPLEVLPHLSMAVEFDTAATVAELAGSGVELPALRDYAGPLYQYWREQLDPDRARRRDPRGALHGRTVLITGASSGIGRATALQAARRGATVLLVARRAEELDAVRGEILDAGGSAAAYPCDLTEDGAVDALVKDVLAEHGGVDMLVNNAGRSIRRSVLRSTERFHDFERTMAINYFGPVRLALGLLPSMERRRFGHIVNVTTQGLQTDTPRFSAYLASKAALEEFGLAAGRETLSDGITFSSVRMPLVRTEMIAPTGLYRTLPSSSPERAAALVIKALEQRPQIVDLPEGRAAALAGRTVPRLARLAANLAYNLVPESAPELRHLPHRPPLAALAATATRLLWRRRP; via the coding sequence ATGACGAACTACTTCGTGACGGGGGCGACCGGATTCATCGGACGCCGGCTGGTGGCGCGGCTGCTCGAGCGGCAGGAGACCGGCACCGTGTACGCGCTGGTCCGGGAAACCTCGCGGGGCAAGCTGAGCGCGTTGGCCAGGGAATGGCCGGGTTCGGAACGGCTGATTCCGGTCACCGGTGAGCTCACCGAGGACGCGCTCGGGGTCGACGTCACGGAGTTGCGGCGGATCGACCACGTCGTACACCTCGCCGCGAGCTATGACCTCACCGCCGACGAGGCGACCAACCGTGCGGCCAATGTGGACGGCACGCGCAACGTGCTCACCTTCGCGAGGACCGTGCGCGCAGGCCGCCTGCACCACGTCTCCTCCGTCGCCGTGGCAGGCGACCATCGGGGGCGGTTCACCGAATCGGACTTCGACCTGGGGCAGGGCTTCGGTTCCCCGTACCACGCGACGAAGTTCGAGGCCGAACGGTTGGTGCGGGAGCAGGACGCCGTGCCCTACACCGTGTACCGACCATCCGCGGTGGTCGGCGACTCGCGCACCGGCGAGATGGACAAGATCGACGGGCCGTACTACTTCCTGCCCGCGATCTCGCGGCTCGCCGCGCTCCCCTCCCGGTTGCCGCTGGCCGGTCCGGACCTCGGCGCCACCAACCTGGTTCCGGTGGACTACGTGGTCGAGGCCATGGACCACCTGATGCACCACGAGGCGCCTTCCGGTGCCACCTACCACCTGGGCGCGCCGCGCCCGCAACCGTTGCACGAGGTGTACAACGCCTTCGCCGGGGTGGCGGGGGCGCCACTGATCGGGACCGCCCTGCCCGGCGCCGCCTCGACGGCGCTGCGCGCGGCAGGCGGCAGGCTCGCCGGACTCACCGCGGCCGGGATCGACCGGCTGCCCGGCGGCCGGGCCGCCCGCGCGGCCGTGCTCGCCGAACTGGGCATCCCGCTGGAGGTCCTGCCGCACCTGAGCATGGCGGTCGAGTTCGACACCGCCGCGACGGTGGCGGAACTGGCCGGCAGCGGCGTCGAGCTGCCCGCCCTGCGGGACTACGCCGGACCGCTGTACCAGTACTGGCGCGAGCAGCTCGATCCGGACCGGGCGCGACGCCGGGACCCCCGTGGTGCGCTGCACGGCAGGACCGTGCTGATCACCGGGGCGTCCTCGGGAATCGGCAGGGCGACCGCGCTACAGGCCGCGCGACGGGGTGCGACCGTGCTACTGGTAGCCAGGCGTGCCGAGGAGTTGGACGCGGTGCGCGGGGAGATCCTCGACGCGGGCGGGTCGGCGGCGGCGTACCCCTGTGACCTCACCGAGGACGGCGCGGTGGACGCGCTGGTCAAGGACGTGCTCGCCGAGCACGGCGGGGTGGACATGCTGGTCAACAACGCCGGCCGGTCGATCCGCCGCTCGGTCCTGCGGTCCACCGAGCGCTTCCACGACTTCGAGCGCACCATGGCGATCAACTACTTCGGTCCGGTCCGGCTGGCGCTCGGCCTGCTGCCCTCGATGGAGCGGCGGCGCTTCGGGCACATCGTGAACGTCACCACGCAGGGCCTGCAGACCGACACCCCGCGGTTCTCGGCATACCTGGCTTCCAAGGCAGCACTGGAGGAGTTCGGCCTGGCCGCGGGCAGGGAGACCCTTTCCGATGGCATCACCTTCAGCTCGGTCCGGATGCCGCTGGTGCGCACCGAGATGATCGCCCCCACCGGTTTGTACCGGACGTTGCCCTCCAGCAGCCCGGAACGCGCCGCCGCCCTGGTGATCAAGGCACTGGAGCAGCGACCGCAGATCGTCGACCTGCCCGAGGGACGGGCCGCCGCCCTCGCCGGCCGCACCGTCCCCCGGCTCGCCCGGCTGGCCGCCAACCTGGCGTACAACCTGGTCCCCGAATCCGCACCCGAACTGCGCCACCTCCCGCACCGCCCGCCGTTGGCCGCCCTCGCCGCCACCGCGACCCGCCTCCTCTGGCGCCGCCGCCCCTGA